Sequence from the Aspergillus nidulans FGSC A4 chromosome III genome:
TCATGGACTCCCTGAACTGGGTCGACACCACATATGTCCACAAGCACAAAACCGACGACCCAAACACTTTACGAGCGATGTATTATCCAAACCTTGTCCAATACCCAACGGCAAACGGCAAGGGCGAATCCAAGCCGGTCGTTAAGAAACTAATGGCATTCCTGAAGAGGTACGGGCGCAAAGTCGGTATGCTTCTTGGGATCTACCTCGTTTCGCTTGTGCCTGTTGTGGGCCGCTTCGTGATGCCGGCAGCCTCGTTCTATACCTTCCACAGAGCCGTCGGAACCACGCCAGCAGCCGTCATCTTTGGGACTGGTATTCTGCTCCCAAAGCGATACCTGGTAACCTTTTTGCACAGCTATTTTGCTTCTCGCAGTTTGATGCGAGAATTGGTACGTTTGGTAATCCTCACCGGGGTAGCGTGACTCACTAACATTGCAACAGCTCGAGCCGTACTTCTCCCGTATCCCGTTCACCTCGGAGCAAAAAAGCCGTTGGTTCAAGGACCGTGAAGGGGTCCTCTTCGGTTTCGCTTTCGCATTTACGTTTGTCTTGAAGATCCCAATCATTGGAGTACTCATGTATGGCATAGCCGAGGCCTCAACGGCGTATCTTATAACCAAAATCACCGACCCCCCACCCAGCCCCGCGGAGAGTGAGGGTTTTGCAGAGACACAGGTTACTTGGAAGAATAAGCACGACTTCTTGAGGCTGTCCCTAGACAACATTGATAAGCTCAATGTGGCAGCGCACGAGCAACCCTCTCCGAAGCCCGCAACTCCTGGCCGGAAATTCGCTTAATCTGATACTGTCCATAGAATCAGATCCTGCCCCATCTCTTAAtccaactttttttttctcggGATTTAAAGCAAATGCCGCAGATAAGCGACCTGGTAGTAACCGATAAGCGTACGGATATCGAGCAATGATTGGTACGGAAGGAGGGGAAACTGCAGTGGAGAGGGGTCACCTATCAGTACTTATACTTATGTTATACCTGTCTTCACTCGCGATCCTACACTGCCTTCAAAACATTCATCATGGGTACCAAGGCTATTCGCACTGCTGTCAAGGTAGACCTGAACAAACCAGCCCGTGAACAAAAGGGCCTCCATGTATGTATTGCACGCCTTTCTCTCCACACTCCACTAACCACTGCTATAGAATCGATGGCATCCAGATAGTATGCGTCTCCAATCTACTTTCCATTCTACGCAACAAATCTGACAAACTTCAAGTCCCTAGCTACGGCACAATCGCCAACAACGAAGTCGTCAAGATTGAATGCCTGGACTGGACCGGCGGACAAATCAAGAACGACGACTCCGCAGACGACATTAAGAACGTCGACCTAACACAGATCCACTACCTCTCCGGCCCGTTCGACATTGAAACAGCCGAGCCTGGAGatgtccttctcgtcgaGATTCAGGATGTCCAGCCCTTTGAGGATCAACCGTGGGGATTCACGGGTGTCTTCGCGCGGGAGAATGGCGGCGGGTTTCTTGATGAGATCTACCCAGAGCCGTGAGTGGTTATCTTGCAATCTTGTGTTCGTACCTGACGTGCGCAGTGCAAAAGCTATCTGGGACTTTGAGGgcatcttctgctcctctaGACACATCCCCCATGTGCGGTTCGCCGGGTTAATCCACCCTGGTATTCTTGGTTGCGCTCCGTCAGCGGAAGTGCTTGCTGAGTGGAATCGGCGAGAGGGTGAGTTAATCGCGGCCAACACCCTAGGCCGGGATGTTGCGAAGCCGCCGGAACCGAGCAATGTGCATGCCGGCAGCGCAGATGGAGAGCTCGCAGCAAAGATCGGACGCGAAGGAGCCCGGACTATTCCTGTAAGTCCTCAGTATCCTTCTTCCTGCCTTATTCTCATATGTAGCAATAGGGCCGACCCGAACACGGTGGCAACTGTGATATCAAGAATCTCTCCCGCGGCTCAAAAGTCTACCTCCCCGTCCATGTCCCCGGGGCCAAATTCTCTGTCGGCGACCTGCACTTTTCCCAAGGGGACGGCGAGATTTCTTTCTGCGGTGCCATAGAAATGGCCGGCGTCATCACTTTAAAGTTCACAGTCATCAAGGACGGCATGGCCAAAATGGCAATGAAGTCACCCATCTTCCACCCGGGCCCCGTTGAGCCGCAATTCGGGCCTGGTCGTTACCTTACTTTCGAGGGTTTTTCTGTTGATGAGAAAGGCAAACAGCATTATCTTGATGCAACGGTTGCGTACCGCCAGACTTGCTTGAGAGTTATTGAGTATCTGAGAAGATATGGGTATAACGATTACCAAATTTATCTGTTGCTAAGCTGTGCGCCGGTGCAGGGCCATATTGCGGGCCTGGTTGATATCCCGAATGCGTGTACGACTCTGGGGGTACCGATGGATAtctttgactttgatatTCGACCTGAGGCGGACGCTGTTAAGCTTGATATGGGATCTTGTGCTTTTGCTTCAAAGTGACCGGTCCTGTCATTGAATTATTCGTTCTATGCTTCTCTATATACAATCGTATTCGTATGATATCATGCCAACTTACTCATACGGCCAGACCTATTTCGGTCAGCCTATACGTCCTTTCTTGCTAAAGTTAAGAAGACCTacgcagtcgcagtcgcagccgcagccccaAAGTACTCCTCGAACATTTGCTCCGCCTCTTTGATGCAATCAAACCCATAAATCTCCCTCTGCACATCCGCGTCTGCCCACTTATCCGGCACAGGGCCTTTGCCCGCCTTAAGTGCCGCAAACTGCTTGTCAcgctcctccttcgccgcTCCCTCGCCCAGATGCAGCGCCCGCCCACTCGCAGCGGCCAACTCAACAAGCGCGTATGCCCGGTCCTTGCGCACCATCTCATACACCTTTAATGCCTTGTTGATGCTCTCTGTATCTGTACTCGGTAGCTTGCTCAGCACAACAGCCAGCACAGCCCCATCCTCAATCGCTTGGGCCGCGCCCTGCGCCAGATGCGGCAGCGTCGGATGACAAGCATCACCCACCAGCGCCGTACACCCGTCCACCCAGGTCGGCAAAGGTTCATGTGTGCGCAGCTTCCACTCACAAACCTCCCCCTCAGGAACATAATTCAGCATGCGCTGAACAAGCGGACAGAAATCCGCGAACACGCCCAACATCGCACTCTTCGAACCCTTCGTCGTGTAGGTGGCATTCGTGGCAGCCGCGAAATTTGTATCCGGCTGCGTGGTGCTCAGATTGTAAATTGTGTTGTTAGAGACCGGGTAAGCAATGATATGTCTCTTCTCGCCAATCCACCGCACAACCTTATTGCTGGCCAGCAACGCTTTCAGCTCTGGATCTGCGTTGGGGTCAGACTCAATCTGATCCTTGTGAATCATGATCCGGTACGCGGCCTGGTTTGTGTCTTTTACCGCGGGGACGGGTGAGATGGCGAGGTCGTTGAGCATCGCGACGCGCGTCACGGATTTGATTCCATCCGCGCCGAGAAGAATGTCTGCGTGCACGGTATAGGGCTGTTTCGAAGAGTCCCGTGGCGTTACGGTGAATGAGGGCTTTGGCTGCGTTCCGCGCCCAAAAGAGTGCACCTCAGTCACGGACGTGCCAAAGTGGAAAGTGATCTTGTCGCTGTGCTTAAGGCAGCCCTGGTACAGGCCGTTTGCGAGGGAGTACCGGTGTCCAACCATATGTTTGTAGCCATACGTCGGCTCAATATAGTGCAGATCGACATGGGCGAGTTCGGAGTTTGATGCGCCGACTGTCGCTTCAGTTAGCCCTCACACCAAGCCGCATCTCTTCATAAAATCGCAGTAAATATAGAAGCAGACGACGCACCTCTCACACTCGTTTCCTCGATGTTTACTGCTTCGGCCTCGATTGCCTTCCAGACACCGAGCTTGTCCAGCACCCGAGCCATATTCGGTGCGAGCTGGATGCCGGCGCCTACAAAGCCCAGATCTGAAGCTGTCTCGTAGATGTCGATGTGCTTGAACCCCTTTTCCGCGAGAGCGAGGGCCGACGTGAGGCCGCCCATTCCTATCTTTGTTAGTCCTTAGCTTGTCGATGGGATAGGACGAATGGAGATAAAGGGAAGTGGACCTACCAGCGCCTAGAATGGCGACTCTAAGATCTTGTGGTGCCATGTTgttcccttctttcctcttaAATTCTGTAGATAGATGATTGAATGGACTGGAGAGTCTGGTCGAGCATTGAGTACAGTATATATCGACTTGGCGGAACAGACCTTAGCCGggatctcctcttccccacGCGTCCCACAATCACATTTATGGGGTCATTTTATCAGTGTCATTCTACAGTGCTTAGCGTGGAGAGACACTGGAGAGAAAGCTTGGTAATGGGGTCTCATTTGGACAACGAGTGTTAATGTGGGTTCTGCGGAAAAATCATTTCAGGCTGCTTTCTTGACGATTCGCCACGTCGGCAATTCTACATAGTCGCTTGTATGGTCAATACTATGTTCATATCGCAGAATGCTGAATAAGTGAGACTTTGTAAAGAGAATATGTATTATGTTATATTAAATATGATAGGCAACTATAATACATGGAATTTGTATGTCCAAACCTCATTTTCAATGCCCGCATGCCAATCCAGAGTTACAAAGCGGGAAGTTGTTTACAAGCTGTCACCAATGACGGCAATGATCCTACCGACAGGGGTAGCAAtgccaggaagaagaccgtCGAGCAGCCTAGCGACACCAGGAGCAAGTCTGATAAGCAGAGCACCAGTGTCACGGCCGATAACGACGATCAGGTCCTCAGAGTCCTGCGCGAGCGGGTGCTGCAACAGCTGGGTCACAGAGATGGCCGCGGCAATAACGGTTCCAATTGGACCAGAAACGTTGTTCTCACGGAGAGTGTTACCAACGACGCCATCTAGAGCAACAGGCAGGTCATGTCCGCTCTGGCCAGTGACCGTCAAGGGCTGGGCCTCGTCGCGAGTGAGGAGGCCACCGGTGAGACTGCCGAGGAGGCCGCCGatggggttgttgatggcgtcAAGGCCGAGGGTGACGCCAGTGCCGCGAAGGAGATCGGCGACTTCGGGGGCGAGGCGGACAAGGAGGATGTGGCTGTCTTCGCCGACGATGGTCAGGATGCAGTCGATGATGGGGCCGAGGTCGGCAATGAGATCACCAATCGTGGCGGCATCGCCAACGATCTCACCAATGGAATCG
This genomic interval carries:
- a CDS encoding protein fmdS (transcript_id=CADANIAT00005860), which codes for MGTKAIRTAVKVDLNKPAREQKGLHNRWHPDIPSYGTIANNEVVKIECLDWTGGQIKNDDSADDIKNVDLTQIHYLSGPFDIETAEPGDVLLVEIQDVQPFEDQPWGFTGVFARENGGGFLDEIYPEPAKAIWDFEGIFCSSRHIPHVRFAGLIHPGILGCAPSAEVLAEWNRREGELIAANTLGRDVAKPPEPSNVHAGSADGELAAKIGREGARTIPGRPEHGGNCDIKNLSRGSKVYLPVHVPGAKFSVGDLHFSQGDGEISFCGAIEMAGVITLKFTVIKDGMAKMAMKSPIFHPGPVEPQFGPGRYLTFEGFSVDEKGKQHYLDATVAYRQTCLRVIEYLRRYGYNDYQIYLLLSCAPVQGHIAGLVDIPNACTTLGVPMDIFDFDIRPEADAVKLDMGSCAFASK
- a CDS encoding uncharacterized protein (transcript_id=CADANIAT00005862), with the translated sequence MKASVITALTWAACTMAGPIGLRDVAGEDCTCEIETVTITVPAPTEVGTIGGPTNPPGTATWSEPAEPNPNTNTGTATGTVTATATATATETWTNTVTATGTATGPATVPPTSAPTPCDDEECHGTGHLIQDLGPQVNRALTVTGADGERFLVQVNEDVYNLLSGRVSLSDSIGEIVGDAATIGDLIADLGPIIDCILTIVGEDSHILLVRLAPEVADLLRGTGVTLGLDAINNPIGGLLGSLTGGLLTRDEAQPLTVTGQSGHDLPVALDGVVGNTLRENNVSGPIGTVIAAAISVTQLLQHPLAQDSEDLIVVIGRDTGALLIRLAPGVARLLDGLLPGIATPVGRIIAVIGDSL
- the usgS gene encoding transmembrane protein UsgS (transcript_id=CADANIAT00005859) — translated: MSSFEPNAVIRGAQLTVVGTVRALINPRLFKYDHFRQAALAIGIGIIIQLIIQIPIISLRLLIWITSWIVNLEDATWDDALLNSLDFLNKSVLQVPFLLMTLLRYLVPTLDEIFMDSLNWVDTTYVHKHKTDDPNTLRAMYYPNLVQYPTANGKGESKPVVKKLMAFLKRYGRKVGMLLGIYLVSLVPVVGRFVMPAASFYTFHRAVGTTPAAVIFGTGILLPKRYLVTFLHSYFASRSLMRELLEPYFSRIPFTSEQKSRWFKDREGVLFGFAFAFTFVLKIPIIGVLMYGIAEASTAYLITKITDPPPSPAESEGFAETQVTWKNKHDFLRLSLDNIDKLNVAAHEQPSPKPATPGRKFA
- a CDS encoding putative monooxygenase (transcript_id=CADANIAT00005861), with translation MAPQDLRVAILGAGMGGLTSALALAEKGFKHIDIYETASDLGFVGAGIQLAPNMARVLDKLGVWKAIEAEAVNIEETSVRVGASNSELAHVDLHYIEPTYGYKHMVGHRYSLANGLYQGCLKHSDKITFHFGTSVTEVHSFGRGTQPKPSFTVTPRDSSKQPYTVHADILLGADGIKSVTRVAMLNDLAISPVPAVKDTNQAAYRIMIHKDQIESDPNADPELKALLASNKVVRWIGEKRHIIAYPVSNNTIYNLSTTQPDTNFAAATNATYTTKGSKSAMLGVFADFCPLVQRMLNYVPEGEVCEWKLRTHEPLPTWVDGCTALVGDACHPTLPHLAQGAAQAIEDGAVLAVVLSKLPSTDTESINKALKVYEMVRKDRAYALVELAAASGRALHLGEGAAKEERDKQFAALKAGKGPVPDKWADADVQREIYGFDCIKEAEQMFEEYFGAAAATATA